One part of the Saprospiraceae bacterium genome encodes these proteins:
- a CDS encoding divalent metal cation transporter encodes MTSKKVSSNRLIKFWKLLGPGLVTGASDDDPSGIATYSQAGASFGLSTLWTAFIAFPLMASIQQMCARIGLVTSQGLTGALKANYPRPVLYLMVLFSFPSIILNIGADIAGMGAVGNLLFPKIDASYFSVLFTILLLGLIIYLPYHKIASILKYLCVALLVYLVVPFLYKQDWILILKSSFIPTFKFDKEFISVIVGILGTTISPYLFFWQASMEVEESKHRKHHLIVNKKIIHDINQDVDFGMSFSGIVMFFIILTTGTVLFNSGIHQIDTVEQAAMALKPLAGDAAYLLFAIGIIGTGLIAIPVLSGSLSYIITETFGWEQGLDKKFHEARAFYIIIAISLLLGLSLNYIGISPIKALIYSAILYGLTAPVLIAIILHISNNKKVMGKFTNGKTANILGFITMIIMTIAAGLLIYFELID; translated from the coding sequence ATGACTTCCAAAAAAGTGAGTTCAAATAGACTTATCAAATTCTGGAAACTACTCGGACCCGGTTTAGTTACCGGTGCAAGTGATGATGATCCATCTGGAATTGCAACGTATTCTCAAGCTGGGGCCTCCTTTGGGCTCTCCACATTATGGACTGCTTTCATAGCATTTCCTTTAATGGCTTCCATACAACAAATGTGTGCAAGAATAGGATTAGTTACCTCACAAGGATTAACAGGTGCATTAAAAGCAAATTATCCTAGACCCGTTCTATATCTTATGGTATTGTTTAGTTTTCCAAGTATTATCTTAAATATTGGAGCTGATATCGCTGGCATGGGTGCTGTAGGAAATCTTTTGTTTCCAAAAATTGACGCAAGCTATTTTAGTGTCCTATTTACGATCCTGTTACTTGGCCTGATTATTTATTTACCATATCATAAAATTGCTTCAATTTTAAAATATCTATGTGTTGCATTACTAGTTTACCTTGTGGTTCCATTCTTATATAAACAAGATTGGATTTTAATATTAAAGTCTAGTTTTATTCCAACGTTTAAGTTTGATAAAGAATTTATTAGTGTGATTGTCGGTATTCTGGGTACTACAATTTCTCCATATTTATTTTTTTGGCAAGCCTCCATGGAAGTAGAAGAATCAAAACACAGAAAACACCATTTAATAGTAAACAAAAAAATAATTCACGATATTAATCAAGATGTCGATTTTGGAATGTCTTTTTCAGGAATCGTAATGTTCTTTATTATACTAACAACTGGTACTGTATTATTCAATAGTGGCATACATCAGATAGATACTGTTGAACAAGCTGCTATGGCATTAAAACCTTTAGCCGGTGATGCTGCATATTTATTATTTGCAATAGGAATTATTGGCACCGGATTAATTGCAATACCTGTTTTAAGTGGCTCCCTTTCCTATATTATAACAGAAACCTTTGGATGGGAACAAGGTCTCGATAAAAAATTTCATGAAGCCAGAGCTTTTTATATCATCATTGCAATTTCCTTATTATTAGGATTGTCTTTAAATTACATAGGCATTTCACCAATTAAAGCACTCATTTATTCTGCTATACTTTATGGCTTGACTGCACCCGTATTAATTGCCATAATACTGCATATTTCAAACAATAAAAAGGTAATGGGTAAATTCACAAATGGGAAAACTGCAAATATTCTAGGTTTCATAACAATGATTATCATGACAATTGCAGCAGGATTACTAATATATTTTGAATTGATAGATTAA
- a CDS encoding HlyD family efflux transporter periplasmic adaptor subunit has translation MENISESVYASGIVKSKNQYQVFSTVSGIIDQIFVEEGDTLKKNEAILKILNVTSDINAENAKLSADLANFNTKGERLNELKSNIELAQIKLKSDSLLWYRQKTLWSQNIGTLVEFEQRELNYKNAKSNYQIAVLRYQESKRQFDIAAQQAKNTLKISTSLKSDFILRSESDGKVYSILRERGELINQASPVAIVGDANDFILELEVDEFDITKLKLNQRLILNLDSYKGQVFNARITKISSIMNERARSFKVEAGFTEKPPLLFPNLTVEANIVIQWKENAMTIPREYLINDSFVLNADNKLIQLEIGLKDYKKVEILNGLKITDVINKPGK, from the coding sequence ATTGAAAATATTTCAGAATCCGTTTACGCTTCTGGTATTGTTAAAAGTAAAAATCAATACCAGGTATTTTCTACTGTTTCAGGAATCATTGATCAAATATTTGTAGAAGAAGGGGATACCCTAAAGAAGAATGAAGCTATTTTAAAAATTTTGAATGTTACTTCTGATATAAATGCAGAAAATGCAAAATTATCTGCCGATTTAGCAAACTTTAATACGAAAGGGGAACGGTTAAATGAATTAAAATCGAACATTGAACTTGCTCAAATTAAATTGAAAAGCGATTCTCTTCTTTGGTATCGTCAAAAAACTTTGTGGTCACAAAACATAGGAACTTTGGTAGAATTCGAACAACGCGAGTTGAATTATAAAAACGCAAAATCGAATTATCAAATAGCTGTTTTAAGATATCAGGAATCAAAAAGACAATTTGATATAGCGGCACAACAAGCTAAAAACACATTAAAGATAAGTACCTCATTAAAAAGTGATTTTATACTTCGAAGTGAGTCTGATGGTAAAGTTTACAGTATTCTTAGAGAGCGGGGAGAATTGATCAACCAAGCTAGTCCGGTTGCCATCGTTGGGGATGCAAATGATTTCATCCTGGAATTGGAAGTAGATGAGTTTGATATCACAAAACTTAAATTAAACCAAAGGCTTATCTTGAATTTGGATAGTTATAAAGGCCAGGTCTTTAATGCAAGAATTACGAAGATAAGTTCAATAATGAATGAGCGAGCCAGGTCTTTTAAAGTGGAAGCAGGTTTTACTGAAAAACCCCCATTGTTATTTCCAAATTTAACAGTAGAAGCGAATATTGTAATTCAATGGAAAGAAAATGCAATGACAATTCCTAGAGAATATTTAATAAATGATTCTTTTGTTTTAAATGCAGATAATAAACTTATCCAGCTTGAAATAGGATTGAAGGATTATAAAAAAGTAGAAATTCTTAATGGTTTGAAAATAACAGATGTGATTAACAAGCCAGGCAAATGA
- a CDS encoding ABC transporter permease, producing MNLKLIIDISKSLLLARFKQSLVAAIGVTFSITMFITLLGFMTGLNDLLDGLILNRTAHIRLFNEIKPNQNQAINLSPEFKSSYNFIQSIKARSSRREIYNSESIMQALNSDKRVLGIAPKISAPVFFNDGNIEITGVIQGIDVVQESKLFHFLDYVTEGHFEDIEFVTNSIILGKGLADKLLANLGDVVQLTTAQGERFSLKVVGFFQSGIAEYDKVQSYASIATTQKVLGKTKNYITDIQIKLHNVNEAIGLAKEYEKLFDTDAEDIQTANAQFETGSTVRSIISYAVGITLLIVAGFGIFNILNMMIFEKMESIAILKATGFSGKDVKNIFLYIALSIGFFGGIMGLLFGFLLSTGIDQIPFKTASLPTISTYPINYSIKYYLIGLVFSLITTYLAGYFPARKASMVDPVVIIRGK from the coding sequence ATGAATTTAAAATTAATTATTGACATCTCTAAGTCTTTATTATTAGCCAGGTTCAAACAATCTTTGGTTGCTGCAATTGGCGTTACTTTTAGCATTACCATGTTTATTACATTATTAGGTTTTATGACTGGCCTTAATGATCTTTTAGATGGATTAATTTTAAATAGAACTGCACATATCAGATTGTTTAATGAAATTAAGCCAAATCAAAACCAAGCAATTAATTTATCACCTGAATTTAAAAGTTCATATAATTTTATTCAATCCATAAAGGCCAGATCAAGTCGAAGAGAAATTTACAATAGTGAATCCATTATGCAGGCTTTAAACAGTGATAAACGTGTTTTAGGAATCGCTCCAAAGATTTCCGCTCCTGTTTTCTTTAATGATGGTAATATTGAAATTACAGGAGTTATTCAGGGGATTGATGTTGTACAGGAAAGCAAGCTTTTCCATTTTTTAGATTATGTTACGGAAGGTCATTTCGAAGATATTGAATTCGTTACCAACAGTATTATATTGGGCAAAGGATTGGCAGATAAATTATTAGCGAATCTTGGTGATGTTGTGCAATTAACAACAGCACAAGGAGAGCGATTTTCTTTGAAGGTCGTTGGTTTTTTCCAATCTGGAATCGCCGAATATGATAAAGTCCAAAGTTATGCATCCATTGCAACAACGCAAAAAGTTCTCGGGAAAACAAAGAATTATATAACAGATATTCAAATTAAATTGCACAATGTAAACGAAGCAATAGGTTTAGCAAAGGAATATGAGAAATTGTTTGATACAGATGCGGAGGATATTCAAACCGCAAATGCACAATTTGAAACAGGAAGTACAGTGAGATCTATAATTTCCTATGCAGTTGGAATCACCTTGTTAATTGTAGCTGGATTTGGTATTTTTAATATCTTGAATATGATGATTTTTGAAAAAATGGAATCGATAGCCATTTTAAAAGCGACAGGATTTTCTGGAAAAGATGTGAAGAATATTTTTTTATACATAGCCTTGAGTATTGGTTTTTTTGGTGGTATAATGGGTTTATTATTCGGGTTTTTATTGTCTACAGGAATTGATCAGATTCCCTTTAAAACGGCTTCCTTACCTACGATCTCTACCTATCCAATAAACTATAGTATTAAATATTATTTGATTGGTTTAGTGTTTTCTTTGATTACTACTTATCTCGCTGGTTATTTTCCAGCCCGCAAAGCAAGTATGGTGGATCCAGTCGTTATAATTAGAGGTAAATAA
- a CDS encoding ABC transporter ATP-binding protein, translated as MDKIILEAKAIRKYFYDPVKVEILKDINFSINRGEFVSIVGKSGCGKSTLLYILSTMDTDYEGELWIDNQCMVHKKEEELARVRNEKIGFVFQFHYLLNEFSVLRNVMLPGIKLGKYTEEEVEIRAIDRLKQLGIEKLALQKASKLSGGEKQRVAIARALINDPLIIMGDEPTGNLDKSNSQIVYNIFKQLTEEFNQTLLIVTHDIEFAERTNRIIEMEDGSIIKET; from the coding sequence ATGGATAAAATTATACTGGAAGCGAAAGCAATTCGAAAATATTTTTACGATCCAGTAAAAGTGGAGATACTTAAAGATATCAATTTTTCAATTAATCGGGGTGAGTTTGTTTCTATAGTTGGAAAATCTGGTTGTGGAAAATCTACCTTATTGTATATACTTTCTACCATGGACACTGATTATGAAGGTGAATTATGGATAGATAATCAATGTATGGTCCATAAAAAGGAGGAAGAATTGGCACGGGTTCGAAATGAAAAAATTGGTTTTGTTTTTCAATTTCATTATTTATTGAATGAGTTTTCAGTATTGCGAAATGTGATGTTACCGGGAATTAAGCTTGGAAAGTATACGGAGGAAGAAGTGGAAATCAGAGCCATTGATCGACTAAAGCAATTAGGCATTGAAAAACTCGCGTTGCAAAAAGCAAGTAAATTGTCTGGAGGGGAAAAGCAAAGAGTTGCAATTGCAAGAGCACTGATTAATGATCCTTTAATTATAATGGGGGATGAACCAACGGGTAATCTTGATAAAAGTAATAGTCAAATAGTTTATAATATTTTCAAACAATTAACGGAAGAATTTAATCAAACACTATTGATTGTTACACATGACATAGAATTTGCTGAAAGAACCAATCGGATTATAGAAATGGAGGACGGAAGTATAATTAAGGAAACGTAA
- the lysA gene encoding diaminopimelate decarboxylase, which yields MEIKEDHFFIQGIPVEELIETYHTPLYVYDSSIIKRQIDRLKNAFHVPELGIHFACKALNNINILKLIRQWGVGIDTVSVQEIWTGLKAGFKASEIIYTPNCVAPDEVEMAIQLGVQINIDHIETLEYIGHHHPNVKIGVRINPHVMAGGHEKISVGHIDSKFGISIYQMPLVLRLVETLKLKVNGLHMHTGSDILDAGVFNLASEIMYDTAKKFPDLEFIDFGSGIKVPYKLDDVSTDVEELGQILSASFNQFCKDYGRKLKLYFEPGKYLVSECGFFFVKTNIIKQTPSTVFAGVDSGLNHLIRPMFYDAYHHIINVSKPAGKPRVYNIVGYICETDTFASNRVVAEIHPGDILCFKNAGAYCFTMSSNYNSRFRPAEVLIHEGKHYLIRERETLEDLFKNQVEVI from the coding sequence ATGGAAATCAAAGAAGATCACTTTTTTATACAAGGTATCCCTGTAGAAGAACTCATAGAAACCTATCATACGCCTTTGTATGTCTATGATAGTAGTATCATTAAAAGACAAATAGATAGGCTAAAAAATGCATTTCATGTGCCGGAACTTGGTATTCATTTTGCTTGCAAAGCCCTTAATAATATAAATATTTTAAAGCTTATACGGCAATGGGGAGTAGGAATTGACACGGTTTCTGTACAGGAAATCTGGACCGGATTAAAGGCAGGTTTCAAAGCTTCAGAAATTATTTATACTCCAAATTGTGTGGCACCTGATGAAGTAGAAATGGCTATTCAATTAGGTGTACAGATCAATATTGACCATATTGAAACCTTAGAATACATAGGACATCACCATCCAAATGTGAAAATTGGAGTGAGAATCAATCCTCACGTAATGGCAGGTGGTCATGAAAAAATATCTGTAGGACACATTGATAGTAAATTTGGAATTTCTATTTACCAAATGCCTTTGGTATTGCGACTGGTGGAAACGCTAAAATTAAAAGTAAATGGCTTGCATATGCATACTGGATCAGACATTCTTGATGCGGGTGTATTTAACCTGGCCTCTGAGATCATGTATGACACCGCTAAAAAATTCCCAGATCTCGAATTTATAGATTTTGGAAGTGGCATAAAAGTACCTTATAAACTTGATGATGTAAGCACAGATGTTGAAGAACTAGGCCAGATCTTATCTGCATCTTTTAATCAATTCTGCAAAGACTATGGCAGAAAACTTAAACTCTATTTTGAACCCGGAAAATATCTCGTTTCAGAATGTGGCTTCTTTTTTGTAAAAACGAATATCATTAAACAAACGCCATCCACTGTTTTTGCTGGTGTAGATTCAGGTTTAAATCATTTAATAAGGCCCATGTTTTATGATGCTTACCACCATATAATCAATGTAAGTAAACCCGCTGGAAAGCCAAGAGTATATAATATCGTAGGTTACATCTGTGAAACAGACACCTTTGCTAGTAATCGCGTAGTTGCTGAAATTCATCCTGGTGATATCCTTTGCTTTAAAAATGCTGGTGCATATTGTTTCACAATGTCTTCTAATTATAATTCGCGTTTTAGACCTGCTGAAGTATTAATTCACGAAGGAAAACATTATCTCATTAGAGAACGAGAAACATTAGAAGATCTATTTAAAAATCAAGTTGAAGTGATTTAG
- the galK gene encoding galactokinase — MELKEFLDKLPQDFENEKTIFYKAPGRINIIGEHTDYNGGLCLPAAIDKSIYFALTPSYETEIISLNEGNHYLLGQSKSPVDWAIYFKGVLDLLKEKAYQWPYFKLAFGGNLPSGAGLSSSSAITCGFISILNDFAELNLSKDKLTSLSVIAEKASGLDGGMMDQITILNAKKNHVLLINCDTWSIQYIQIPDSQTCWLVVDTKIKHKLVDTEYNARSKACEEIRIIARNLFGEIKSISQLNNFQQIEVCKHLSLQKQHFLNFVLSENIRVKSMVAALKNSDFTQAGKLLFEGHDGLRKWYLVSCDELDFLINYASHNSMAYGARMMGGGFGGSTLHLIEKSTKEKYIVGIKSAYKNRFGFEPNVFEAILETGVQKLNNNSKQVPLPILF; from the coding sequence ATGGAATTAAAGGAATTTCTAGATAAATTACCACAAGATTTTGAAAACGAAAAGACAATTTTTTACAAAGCACCTGGCAGAATTAATATCATTGGCGAACATACAGATTACAATGGGGGCTTATGCCTTCCAGCTGCAATTGATAAATCTATTTATTTTGCCTTGACCCCATCTTACGAAACGGAAATAATTTCATTAAATGAAGGGAACCACTATTTGCTAGGACAATCAAAATCACCCGTTGATTGGGCAATCTATTTTAAAGGTGTTTTAGATTTATTAAAAGAAAAAGCTTATCAATGGCCTTATTTTAAGCTTGCATTTGGAGGAAATCTGCCATCCGGTGCAGGACTCTCTTCTTCATCAGCGATAACCTGCGGTTTTATTTCTATCCTTAATGATTTTGCAGAATTAAATTTATCAAAAGACAAGCTAACCTCACTATCTGTTATTGCGGAAAAAGCTTCTGGATTAGATGGCGGTATGATGGATCAAATTACAATTCTCAATGCCAAAAAAAATCATGTTCTTTTAATAAATTGCGATACCTGGAGTATTCAATATATACAAATACCAGATTCTCAAACTTGTTGGTTGGTTGTGGATACAAAAATCAAGCACAAGCTGGTAGATACAGAATATAACGCACGATCAAAAGCCTGTGAAGAAATACGCATTATTGCAAGAAATTTATTTGGAGAAATCAAATCAATAAGCCAATTAAATAATTTTCAACAAATTGAAGTTTGCAAACATTTGTCATTGCAAAAACAACATTTTCTGAATTTTGTATTATCTGAAAATATTCGTGTAAAGTCAATGGTAGCAGCATTAAAAAATTCAGATTTTACCCAAGCAGGAAAATTACTATTTGAAGGTCATGATGGTCTTCGCAAATGGTATCTTGTCAGCTGTGATGAATTAGACTTCTTAATAAATTATGCTTCCCATAATAGTATGGCTTATGGCGCCCGAATGATGGGTGGTGGTTTTGGAGGAAGCACCTTACATTTAATTGAAAAATCGACAAAAGAAAAATATATAGTTGGTATTAAAAGTGCTTATAAAAATCGTTTTGGATTCGAACCAAATGTGTTTGAAGCCATTTTAGAGACGGGGGTACAGAAATTAAATAATAATTCAAAACAGGTACCATTGCCCATCCTTTTTTAA